One Clostridium estertheticum DNA segment encodes these proteins:
- a CDS encoding energy-coupling factor transporter transmembrane component T family protein, translating into MIKDITIGQYIPGESFVHKLDPRLKILISLLFIVDLFLVNNFKGYLFVVIFILITILISNLSFKYIYKGLKPILVLLIITAVLNIFMTTGKELIWHWGFISVYKEGLIIAAFMIIRLVFLIMGTSILTLTTSPIELTDGIENLLKPFKRIGVPAHELAMMMTIALRFIPTLMDETDKIMKAQMARGADFESGNLISRAKSLIPILVPLFISSFRRADELAMAMESRCYKGGEGRTRMKQLKITNKDYIASFAFTLLFVITIAFRT; encoded by the coding sequence ATGATCAAAGATATTACAATAGGTCAATATATACCGGGGGAGTCTTTTGTACATAAATTAGATCCAAGATTAAAGATATTGATATCTCTGCTATTTATTGTTGATCTATTTTTAGTAAATAATTTTAAAGGCTATTTATTTGTAGTTATATTTATTTTAATCACAATATTAATATCTAATTTGTCTTTTAAGTATATTTACAAGGGATTAAAGCCAATATTAGTATTATTAATTATTACAGCAGTATTAAACATCTTTATGACTACAGGAAAAGAGTTAATTTGGCACTGGGGATTTATAAGTGTATATAAAGAAGGGTTAATAATTGCAGCCTTTATGATAATTAGATTAGTGTTCTTAATTATGGGTACATCTATACTTACACTTACAACCTCTCCAATAGAGCTAACTGATGGGATAGAAAACCTGCTAAAGCCCTTTAAAAGAATAGGAGTGCCAGCTCATGAACTCGCAATGATGATGACTATTGCACTAAGATTCATTCCGACGTTAATGGATGAGACGGATAAGATCATGAAAGCACAAATGGCAAGGGGTGCAGACTTTGAGTCTGGTAATTTGATAAGTAGGGCTAAAAGTTTAATTCCTATTTTAGTACCATTGTTTATAAGTTCTTTTAGACGTGCTGATGAACTCGCAATGGCTATGGAATCAAGATGTTATAAAGGTGGAGAAGGAAGAACGAGGATGAAACAGCTAAAGATAACAAACAAAGACTATATTGCAAGCTTTGCGTTTACACTGTTATTTGTTATTACTATAGCTTTCAGAACATAA
- a CDS encoding energy-coupling factor transporter ATPase — protein MSIKIENLTHIYMPKTPFEKKAIDDVSIEIKQGEFVALIGHTGSGKSTLIQHINGLLKPTSGSLLIDDIDITVKKAKLTNIRKKVGLVFQYPEYQLFEETIEKDIAFGPHNLGLDNDEINKRVRRAMRIVGLDYEQYKDKSPFEISGGQKRRVAIAGVVAMEPKVLILDEPTAGLDPKGRDDILSKIVELYKENDMTIILVSHSMEDVAKVANRIIVMDSGKCILDGTPAEIFKQIEILESVGLAVPQVTYLIRELRNKGFDISEDIFTIEKAKQELLKILKNKQ, from the coding sequence ATGTCAATTAAAATAGAGAATTTAACACATATATATATGCCAAAGACTCCTTTTGAAAAAAAAGCTATAGATGATGTATCTATAGAAATAAAGCAAGGAGAATTTGTTGCACTAATTGGGCATACAGGCTCAGGAAAATCAACTCTAATACAACATATAAATGGACTTTTAAAACCAACTTCAGGTAGTCTATTAATAGACGACATAGATATAACAGTGAAAAAAGCAAAATTGACAAACATAAGAAAAAAAGTTGGACTAGTATTTCAATATCCTGAATATCAACTTTTTGAAGAAACTATTGAAAAAGACATTGCTTTTGGACCACATAATTTGGGTCTAGATAATGATGAGATAAATAAAAGAGTTCGAAGGGCAATGAGAATTGTTGGACTGGACTATGAGCAGTATAAGGACAAATCACCTTTTGAAATAAGTGGTGGTCAAAAGAGAAGAGTTGCCATAGCCGGGGTTGTGGCTATGGAGCCAAAGGTCTTAATTCTAGATGAGCCAACAGCGGGACTGGATCCAAAAGGAAGAGACGATATATTAAGTAAAATTGTTGAGCTGTACAAAGAGAACGATATGACCATAATACTCGTATCTCATAGTATGGAAGACGTTGCGAAAGTTGCAAATAGAATTATAGTAATGGATAGTGGAAAGTGTATCTTAGATGGAACACCAGCGGAAATATTTAAACAAATAGAAATATTAGAAAGTGTAGGACTTGCCGTACCGCAGGTAACATATTTAATTAGGGAACTACGTAATAAAGGGTTTGATATATCTGAGGATATATTTACCATAGAAAAAGCTAAGCAAGAATTGCTTAAAATATTAAAAAATAAGCAGTAA
- a CDS encoding energy-coupling factor transporter ATPase, whose protein sequence is MGEKMVICSNLVYRYPQSEDEEPKVAIDGLNLEVNKGEFLVVLGHNGSGKSTFAKHINALLIPTEGEVYVDGLQTSQESNLWNIRNVAGMVFQNPDNQIVATIVEEDVAFGPENLGIDPSEIRKRVDDSLKNVQMYEYKKHAPHLLSGGQKQRVAIAGILAMRPKCIVFDEPTAMLDPFGRKEVIRTIKEINKKYGITIILITHNMEEAVEADRIVVMDNGKIVMNGKPREIFRNVSLMKKIGLDVPQVTELAYELKQNGINIESDILTINEMVNALCQLK, encoded by the coding sequence ATGGGTGAAAAAATGGTTATATGTAGTAATCTTGTTTACAGATACCCTCAAAGTGAAGATGAAGAGCCTAAAGTAGCCATAGATGGATTAAATTTAGAGGTTAATAAGGGTGAATTTTTAGTAGTACTCGGCCATAATGGCTCAGGAAAATCTACTTTTGCTAAACATATAAATGCTCTATTAATACCTACTGAAGGGGAAGTCTATGTAGATGGACTACAAACTTCGCAGGAAAGCAATTTATGGAACATTAGGAATGTAGCTGGAATGGTATTTCAAAATCCGGATAACCAAATTGTTGCAACCATCGTAGAGGAAGATGTAGCGTTTGGTCCAGAAAATTTAGGCATAGATCCCAGTGAAATTAGGAAAAGAGTAGATGATTCATTAAAAAATGTACAAATGTACGAATATAAAAAACATGCTCCACATTTACTTTCAGGTGGTCAAAAACAAAGAGTAGCTATTGCAGGTATTCTTGCCATGAGGCCAAAGTGTATTGTATTTGATGAGCCTACGGCTATGCTTGATCCATTTGGTAGAAAAGAAGTTATTCGAACTATTAAAGAAATAAATAAAAAGTATGGTATAACGATAATTCTAATAACTCATAATATGGAAGAAGCAGTTGAAGCAGATAGAATTGTAGTTATGGATAATGGTAAAATTGTAATGAATGGAAAACCGAGAGAAATATTTAGGAACGTTTCCCTTATGAAAAAAATAGGTCTAGATGTTCCACAAGTAACAGAACTGGCATACGAACTTAAACAAAATGGTATTAATATAGAATCAGATATATTAACTATAAATGAGATGGTGAATGCATTATGTCAATTAAAATAG
- the rplQ gene encoding 50S ribosomal protein L17, translating to MAMYRKLGRSTDQRIAMFRSLATNLLKYGKIETTVTRAKETRKFAERMITLGKRGDLHARRQALAFITEESVVKDLFDNIAPKYAERNGGYTRIMKMGPRRGDAAEMSIIELV from the coding sequence ATGGCAATGTATCGTAAACTAGGACGCTCAACTGATCAAAGAATTGCAATGTTTAGAAGTCTTGCAACTAATTTGTTGAAGTACGGAAAAATTGAAACTACTGTCACTAGAGCAAAAGAAACTAGAAAATTTGCTGAAAGAATGATAACTCTTGGAAAAAGAGGAGATCTTCATGCTAGAAGACAAGCACTTGCATTCATTACAGAAGAAAGTGTAGTTAAAGATTTATTTGACAATATTGCACCCAAGTATGCTGAAAGAAACGGCGGATATACTAGAATAATGAAAATGGGTCCAAGAAGAGGCGACGCGGCAGAAATGAGCATAATAGAATTAGTATAG
- a CDS encoding DNA-directed RNA polymerase subunit alpha, whose protein sequence is MLEIEKPKIECVETAEDDSYGKFIIEPLERGYGITLGNALRRILLSSLPGVATSAVKIDTVLHEFSTVKGVKEDVTELILNIKSLALKMNGEGPRTVYIDAKGPGVVTGADIKTDGDIEVVNDDLHIATLDDGAKLYMELTVNKGRGYVSQAKNKTDELPIATIPVDSIYTPVKRVNFAVENTRVGQITDYDKLTIEIWTNGTIRPDEAIGLSAKILIEHFKLFMTLTDHADNVEIMVEKEEDKKEKVLEMTIEELDLSVRSYNCLKRAGINTVQELTERSMDDMMKVRNLGKKSLEEVEQKLQALSLNLKLSEE, encoded by the coding sequence ATGTTAGAAATAGAAAAGCCAAAAATAGAATGTGTAGAAACCGCTGAAGATGATTCATATGGTAAATTCATAATTGAACCATTAGAAAGAGGTTATGGTATAACACTAGGTAATGCTTTAAGAAGGATTCTTCTTTCTTCATTACCTGGAGTTGCTACAAGTGCAGTTAAAATTGATACAGTACTTCATGAATTTTCCACAGTTAAAGGTGTTAAAGAAGATGTTACAGAATTAATTCTGAACATCAAAAGCTTAGCATTAAAAATGAATGGAGAGGGTCCAAGAACTGTTTATATTGATGCTAAAGGACCTGGAGTAGTTACTGGAGCAGACATTAAAACTGATGGAGATATAGAAGTTGTTAACGATGATTTACATATAGCAACATTAGATGATGGTGCTAAACTATATATGGAACTAACTGTTAACAAAGGTAGAGGATATGTGTCTCAGGCTAAAAATAAGACAGATGAATTACCGATAGCTACTATACCAGTAGATTCTATCTATACTCCAGTTAAGAGAGTGAATTTTGCTGTAGAGAACACTAGAGTAGGCCAGATTACAGATTATGATAAATTAACTATTGAAATTTGGACTAATGGAACCATTAGACCAGACGAAGCTATTGGTTTATCAGCTAAAATACTTATTGAACACTTTAAGCTGTTTATGACATTAACAGATCATGCTGATAATGTTGAAATAATGGTTGAAAAAGAAGAAGATAAGAAAGAAAAAGTTCTTGAAATGACTATTGAAGAATTAGATCTTTCTGTTAGAAGTTATAATTGCTTAAAAAGAGCTGGAATCAATACAGTTCAAGAATTAACAGAGAGATCAATGGACGATATGATGAAGGTCAGGAATTTAGGTAAAAAATCACTTGAAGAAGTTGAACAAAAACTTCAAGCACTAAGCTTGAACTTAAAGCTAAGTGAAGAGTAA